Within Acomys russatus chromosome 7, mAcoRus1.1, whole genome shotgun sequence, the genomic segment cgggttctggttgctccaggttccagcagaagaaatcctgctgactacaccaggagaattgttcctcgggaCTTATATCCTtatgttattgtattctttaatcttcttttcctattgtttaggttagttgggctataagtgaggtactctctgTTAGTAAGtgtgtaataaaatatgtttgttaGAAAATAAAGCCTACACTCGTCTATTGGTGACCTgccttgttcaggtcatgtttagacagccatgttggtgagacttcatgggtggagcttctgacatttctaggtgacacaatctcacagaaaactccctcTTCTTATGGTCTTTTTCTCCCTATTCTGcagtggtccctgagccttaggtacaggAGTTGTTTTGTGGATGTATTCACAGAGACCGGGCTCCACAATTCTGAACTCAAAcagctgtggttttctataaCAGTCTCCACCTGTTGCAAAGATGGTTTTTCTTGGTGAATGGTTATCTTTGGGCATAAGAACAAATATTCGGGATGTAGTTAGGGATTACACTAGCTTGACAGAGTGGTGGAGTAGTTGTAGCATGTCCTCCAAAGCCATGACTTTACTAGTCCTAGGTAACTGGCTAGGTTTCTGGTCCCAGGCATAATTTCCCTTCattgagcaggtcttaagtccaatgaGAACTCATGATCACAGCTAAGGTATGCGCCACTACTGCAGCCTTAGGGTTACTGTGCCAATGCCAGTTGTGGTTGTGGTTCATTGACATCATAGctaggtaggactgttggttCTTTCTGTCCTTTGGAAACTTGCATTATGCCTctagtaccatgaaagctagtccttgTCAGTGGGAGAGGCTTTGAGATTAGATCCAACTCTGGGCTTCTTGGCCCCGTGTCCAAAATACATGGTGTCTTTTGCAATAGGGATTTTATCTTCTATCTCCAGGAAGTGGGTtggcaaccaagggcaatagcaCAATAGCTTACAATGTTTTGGAAGTCTCTTGGACAGTGCCACTCAACTACTCTCATGCCTGGTATTGGGATTTTTGTTAGGTGGGTTTTGGCTTTTGGGGGGCATTTTCAGTCAAGATGAGATGTTTTTACTTAAAagatatatgtacatttatatattgactaatatattatagatattataGATAGTTAATAGCATTATTTCTTATGACTCTTTCAGATAGCCTGTTATTTTACCTATCTTTTTTCGGCATTTATCTCCCCccttgtaataccagcactgtggaggcagaaacaaaaggATCCCTAGCCAAGAAGGTAAGACTGGCTGGCAAGGGAGCTCCAGGGGTCTGCCTTTATCTGTCTCCACAATGTTGGaaatacaagtgtgtgccacctcgcctggaCTATTGATATGGGCTCTAGGGATGTAACTCAGGCTCTGGTGCCACTCTACTGACTGGtgcattcttccttcttttcttatgaagagttcttttgtttgatttttcaaatcCCGTTAATATGACAACAAGACTTTCTATATGGTGTTTATTCAATCAGTCACTTTGAAGGGACTATGAGATAAAGCATAGCAATTTAATTTAATGGTTATGCTTTTCaatgccccccaaaaaaagtccTTCCACATTCAAagattacaaaatatttattttgggaCCAATTATaaggtgttttattttgctttgttgtatGTTCTTCTAAGTTTCGTGAAAAAGGTAGATTAATTGTGAGAAAGTTTGGTTCTAATCAGATAGCTGTTTTTAATATGTCATTTCTCTATTGATTTAGATgttcatttgtcatttattttctttatcatttattcTCAAACTATCCTTGAATTTGATTCTGAATTCTTTATTAATTTCACCTAAATATTTTATCTGAACTACAATGatgtaaataaattactttaatttaatattcttgatattcaatatattaaaaaatattcaatatattaaATCTCTGCATATATcccataccacagtttcttccttGGACCATCATTCTTTGAACTTAATTTTAGGGTGTTTTATATGGGCTGAAAGGTCATAGTTAACTTTTATCTAGCCTCTCCCtcaaatgttctcattttggtaggttttttttttaatactgtcaTAATACTATTTCACAGATACCTTTCTACATATGTCACATgcagaatttatatttttttcattgtttcagaTGTAGTCCTAACCAGGCATCAGAacaattttaacttatttttcacatataaatGTTATTCTCCCAAACCAGCCAGGGAagctttaacttttttaaaatgtctatgagTGGTTTCTATTTACATTTAGgactgtgtaccatgtgtgtgcctagtgcttgcagagaccagaaaagggcatcagagtCTCACAGATCAGCATTAAAGACACTTacaagctgccatgtgagtgctgagaaattgaacctgggtgttcaggaagagcatccagtgttcCTAACTTCTGAGGCCTATTTCCACTACTCCCGGGAAGACTTTAACCTATACagtattttatctatttaaaacACAGCAGTGATTATAAGACAGCTTGGGGGAGTGAGGTAGCTGTAAACTACAAaccaacaattaaaataaaaataaccatattAGAGCAtgttaaatagagaaaaatataaaatcctaGAAATATCCAGCTAGACAGTCAggttttttgttatgtttttaacatacacatttatattactgCACATGAGTAAAATTaaccacatacagcaagaaaaaccacaagacaatcaggaattatataaatgttacattcatagtgatttggctatttgtatttggcaaacttgaagtaaacatctttcctatcttgttgggtttaattttctgaatgaaaatcagtatgtatcatagctcatctctattaacttaaaacatctatcttgatctaaaaacatcttaacccctaaccaactaagcttaattgtaagactaaactatctggtcttcaaccccatcagagacttgagaaggaataaaacttaattacctgaatgaaccggttagcagcttccaaaatgaagaaatgactgagacagtttactgcctgaaaagtcactcaacactctctacaacattggaacatcatcttcagccttctggcccgatatctctgacagacatacttgcacgctattgaggacttgcttaccctgtcttggtagagtttgacCAATGACTccgcctgtatccaagcttgcccatttttaggcagaattctgtctgtggcagaaacgaggacatttgctcagtggcttgtttgccacattggaagacaactccataaggaggttctttgatgaggatatagaaatacagagggaggatagaacaaaaggtagattattgaatctactcctcaactcaatgCTTCAATTGTTACtcaaaaataaggttatttttaattcattgatatagaatttttatatgggtgcaaaataagtgtaattctgatacattgacatagaattcaaatctaagattactcttcatgtgtgtgtgtgtgtgtgtgtgtgtgtgtgtgtgtgtgtgtatacactctaATAGAGGTATTATACCcctccaactcaattataatacaaagtttacttccaataccttaaAAGTGGGGTTGCAGCctatttaagataattaagtaatacaagctaattctTAGTTGAACAAATcgtggtcatgtcaaatactagtctaattttatctcaagaatatatatcctaggtctaacaaaTAGCTGTGATTcgatagatatataaggtaaaataaagtcttcaagagcctcagagacctacagaatatggcatttaaagatgtttttattattctaaagactctttgacaacaagacaagctaattcctggcaacacctagcctacctcaaagtaGATGGTCAGTTTTTAACACAAGCCCACTTCTACAGTACTTAATGCCATAAATCACACtgtgttcttgttgtttgtgGCAAACAGGTAAACAAGCAAAAACACCAATGGGAAGAGACAACCAGACCTTTGTAGATGAGTTCTTGTTACTGGGTCTTTCACAAGATGCACAGACACAGATCTTCCTGTTCGTTCTCTTCTTCATCGTTTATGTACTGACTGTAACTGGAAACCTGCTCATCATTGTCCTCATCCTCACGGATTCTCGCCTTCACACccccatgtatttttttcttagaaaccTGTCTTTTGCAGATCTCTGTTTCTCAACTAGCATCGTTCCTCAAGTGTTGTCCCACTTCCTGGCAAAaaggaaaactatttcttttGGGGGCTGTGTGACACAGGTAATCGTCTCCCTTCAGATTGGGTGTACAGAGTGCGCGCTGCTGGCGGTGATGTCCTATGACCGGTACGTGGCTGTGTGCAAGCCCCTGCACTACTCCACCATCATGACCCAACAACTGTGTCTTCAGTTGGCCCTAGGGTCCTGGGCCAGTGGGCTCCTAGTTTCCCTGGTAGATATTAGTGTTGCTTTCCATCTTCCCTATCGAGGGCAGAACATAGTCAGCCATTACTTTTGTGAACTTCCTGCGCTCTTGAAGGTGGCTTCAGCAGACACTTACAGCACAGAAATGGCCATCTTTGCAATGGGTGTGGTAATCCTCCTAGCACCTGTCTCCCTCATCCTCATCTCCTACTGGAACATCATCTCCACTGTGGTCCAGATACAGTCTGGAGATGGGAAACTTAGGGTTTTTTCAACCTGTGGTTCCCACCTCATTGTTGTTGTCCTCTTCTATGGGTGTGCAATATTTAACTATATGcaaccaaacaccaaaaccacGAAGAAACAGGATAAGATAATATCTGTGTTCTATACAGTGGTGACTCCAATGCTAAACCCCATAATTTATAGTCTGAGAAACAAAGATGTCAAAAGTGCTTTCAGGAGACTAACTACAAGAATGTTCTTTCAGAAGCTGTGACCTGTTCATCTTGGGTTTATTGCCATGGTAACAGCTTtgaaaattgaataaaattttgtgagacaattattttttaattgatttatttactttgcatcccagttgcagcttcccctccctcttttcctctcagtcACTCTATCtcacctcccccactcccatccttCAGTTCCCActttctcctcaaaaaaaaaggaggcctcccatggatatcaacccatcttggcatatcaagttgcagtaggactaggcacatcttttCCTATTAtagctagacaaggcagcctagttagggaaaagtgatccaaagacaggcagcagagtcagatacatcccctgctgctgctggtggggtgtgtgtgtgtgtgtgtgtgtgtgtgtgtgtagagcaaacagagagcgtgtgtgtgtgtgtgtgtgtgtgtgtgtgtgtgtgtgtgtgtgtgtatacacacacatacatacatgcctaaGTTCATCTTATGCATACTCtctgtttggtggttcagtctctgtgatcccctATAAGCtcaggttaattgattctgtaaggtttttgttgttgttgttgttgttgttgttgttgttgtgttcttgacctctctggctccttcaatctttTCTCCACCTCTTTCATAGGATTTCACAagctcctcctaatgtttggctgtggatctcttcATATGTTTCCATTAGTTACTGGGTGAAGACACTCATATTAGAATTATGCTAGGCATTTGTCTACAAGTATatcaaaatatcattaataatgacaGGGTTGGGCTTTCtcatggcatgagtctcaagctagaccagtcattggttggccattccctcaatttctgttctgtctttattcctgcacatattgtaggcagggcaaattgtgggtcaaatgttttgtggctgggttggtgtcccagtccttcCACTGGAAATCttttctggttacaggagatggacATTTCAGGCTCCATACCCCCCACCACTAGAAATCTTAGCTAAGGTCATTCTCATAGCTTCCTAGGAGTTTCCATTGTCTAAAGCTTATCGCAgagatgccctaccacacaaaTGATCCAGTTCTTTCTCCCAGTACTTTCTCCCCCTGCTTTCTCCCTGCTACTCCACTCAACTCTCTCCCCCAGCAAGTTTCCTCTCTCCATCTACCTCAATGccttttctattttcccttctcagtgaggtTCAAGTATTCACCCTGAGGCCCTCTTTGCTTCTTAGCTTCTTcactgtggattgtagcatggttaacctgtactttatggctaaaatctgcttattagtgagtacataccatgtgtgtctttctggctctgggttacctcactcaggatgctgttttctagttctatccatttgcctacaaattccttttttttgtttgtttgtttgtttgtttttaatcgctgagtagtatttcattgtgtaaatgtaccacattttttttatacattctttAGTTGAgcgacatctaggttgtttttagtttgtggctactatgaataaagctgctatgaaaatagttgagcaaatgtccttctggtatggtggagcatcttttgggtataccaggagtggtatagctgggtcttgaggtagagctattcccagttttctgagaaagaaccagattggtttccacagtggttgtaaagtttgcactcccttcagtaatggaggagtgttctccttgctccacatccttatcACCCTGTGCTATCATGGGACTTTTTAAGCTTAGCCAtgctgacaggtgtaagatggaatctcagagccattttgatttgcatttccttgctgACAAAAAATGTTGaagatttctttaagtgcttctcagccattagtgAATCTTTTTGCCatgaattctgtttagatctgaaccccatttttaatagggttatttggttggtttgttggtgtctaatttcctgagttctttttttttcttacagcctgatcccagcccccaccttcctctcctccaagtcccaccctcatacACCTCTCCCAACTCTCCTTAttagagaagaggaggcccctaAGGAGAATGAACTcacctggcacctcaagtcacagtaggactaaatgcatcctcttccactgaggcctgacaagacaGCCTAGCTAGAGCAAAGAGATacagaggcaggaaacagaggcagagacagcccctactcccattctTAAGGGACTCATTGTCAAcctgctgcacatctgctacatatgtgtagggggactaggtccagcctatgcttgctctttggttggtggttcagtctctgtgagcctccatgggcccaggttagcttactctataggtcttcttgtggtgtccttgacccctcaggcttcctctatccttcctcctactcttcaaCAAAACTCCCAGAACTtggtctattgtttggctgtgagtctctgcatctgtttccatctgctgctggatgaagcctctcaaaagaTAGTTAAGCTAGGatcctctctgcaagcatagaagaatGTCATGGATAGTgagagtgtcaggggttggcactTGGGGTGAgcctcaagttgggctagtcactGATTTGCCATTCCATTGACCTCTGATCCATCTTAACCCCTActcttcttgtaggcaagacaatttTTGTTTGAAGTTTTAATGGGTGAGTtgatgtcctcctccctccactggaagtcccacctggctacaggaaatAGATATTTCAGGCTCCTTAAtcccctccactaggagtctcagctaggctcactcccatagactcctgggatcctccttgtcccagagatgcccccccaccaccaatttctgttctccCTCGTGGTCCTCCATATACATGCCCTGTTCTCCCCATACCTTATGTCCATCCCTGTCCACGAATGCCTTCCctactccctctcccacccagttccttccatctacttcagatgaccattttatttcctcttctgagtgagattcaagcatcctcccttaggccctccttggcttctttgtgttTTTGGATTGTACAATGGATATCCTATATGTTGTGGCTAATATtcattataagtgagtacattgtgtctttcttcatctgaggtacctcactcaggatgctcttttctagaTCCAGCCACTTGTCTGTATattacatgatgtctttgtttttaatagctgattagtatttcattgtgtaaatacaccacattttctttatccatttttcagttgagagacatctaggttgtttccagtttctggttattatgaataaagctatgaGAAAAAATAGTTgaacaagtatccttgtggtaaggtggagcatcttttgggtatatgcccgggagtggtatagctaggtcttgaggtaggttgatttccacagtggttgtacaagtttacactcccaccaggaatggatgagtgctcccctttctccacattctcaccagcctGTACTTGAccttttgaccttagccattctgatgtgtgtaagatggaatctcagagacattttgatttttatgtacctgatgactaaggatgttaaacactTCTTTAATTAGTTCTAGCccattaaagattcctctgttgagaattttctgtttagctctgtaccccactttttaattgagttattttgtttgttggtctctaatttcttgagttctttatatattttggatatcagccctctgtcagatgtagggttagtgaagttCATTTCCCATTCTGCAGGCTGTCATATTATCCTATTAACAGTGTACTTTGTTTTATAGAAGCTTTTcggcttcatgaggtcccattcattaattgttcaTCTCAGTGCCTGAAGTGTTTGTATTCTGTTCAGGacattgtctcctgtaccaacAGATTCAAAGATATTCcctgactttctcttctgtcagatttGGTTTATCcagttttatgctgaggtctttgatgtacttggacttgagttttgtgcagggtaatagatATATATCTATTTCCATTCTTTGACATGCAGATATCCTGTTAAacaaacaccatttgttgaagatgcttccttttttccattgtatggttttggcttctttgtaaaaactcaagtgtccacGGGTGTatggtttatttctgagtctttgatttgattccactgatctaCCTGTgtgttttatgccaataccatgccaCTGTTGTTACTATTATTCTTACTGtagtttgaaatcagggatggtgatacttccacaagttcttttgttgtacagaattgttttagatatcctgggattttttttttccatataaaattgagtagtattctttcaaggtctgtaaaaagtgttcttggaatttttatgggaattgtgctgaatctgtagattccttttggaaagatgtccatttttaccaTGTTCTTCCCACTGATACATGGGCATGAcagatctttccattttttcaTATTTCCCTCAATTTCATTCCTcaaaaacttgaagttcttgtcatataggtctttcacttgcctggttagagttacactaagatattttatattatttatggctattgtgaaaggtgttctTTACATTATTTCTTTGTCAGCCCATTTActgtttgtatataggaaggttactgattttttttttttttttttttttttttagctaattttgtatccagtcactttgcagaaggtgtttgtcagctgtacaAGTTCACTGAGAGAATTTTCGGGGTCACTTATATCTACTATTGCTTTGCCCACATTTTGAGGGACtccccaaacagaccacccaagagccgagtccaaatgcaatcTCAAGGAAGTCTTAATAGCGGGTTCGAACCCAGGCCATAcctccaatgcactgacacagcagatgcagggaagtggccccaAGTCTCAATTGAGAAGGGTTTTTATACAtcttagacaaagaaatgggttttacagtatatgattggatggcatttgggcagaaaagctgcaagcagggagttataaGCCTTAgtgtttcatggttgggtaataggtgtagggcaAGTTGACCTATAAAAAAGATTGTTGAAGCAGTCATgagggcattaggaactttggcctggcttctgctaactggttgttgctatgtgccagagtatatttggactttcccaaggtaagctgattgtgttgctaggcaatatttttctgtttagactagtttgtggttttcctgAAATCTGGGTTCAGCCGTTGGCCAGGcataacacaaaatggagtttctttttcaaaatagagtttgTCTGGCCCTTCACTATCAGTTTACACAAGAGTGCCTGGAGTCTCTAATTTAACCTAATGACCCTCTCCACCTACTTCTACCAGGGAGTGGCAACAGGTCTGATCTTGAGGGTTGCTTGCAGGTGGTCACAGCTGCTCTGCTGAAGTTTGCAGTGGCTGTTATGCTGGGAAAATGGCATTCTTCAAATACATAGTGAAGAAGAACTGACATTGTTAGGTTCACTATTGAATTTCCAGTATCTGGCATAGTTTCTGCAACAAACTAGGGTCTCAACAAAATGTGAGTAAGTAGGAGCTCTGAGAAAAACTGTTGGCTTGAGTCGTTTTCTCTAGTTCTTTATCTAAATAACTATAGGGTGGGTTCCAGTCCAGAAGAGATGGGTTTCATGAAGATAGAAAGGAATACAGTTTATATCAAAGAATTCTAAGCGTCTTAAAGTCCCATGGACTTCAGGATGATTTACCTTTGTAGTGACAGTTGTCTATTATGAGAAACCTTACCAAGTTGTGTCCCTATAGCAGGCTGGACCATGAGGTGACTGCAACCTGGACATAAGCCTCAGGGAACACTGCCAGGGTATCAGGGAACAGCTGAGTTGGAAACTTCACACCCGACTGAGGCTAGTGCCTTTTCCTTTTGGTGCCTTTTAATTTCACCACCCAAGAATGTTTACTTACAACACTGGCAagctgtaattttaaattttgtccaGCCTgctaaatatgattttaaatatcATTCCTCAAGAACAACTGAAGCCACATATCATACCCCCAACTTTGTGAAATACCATTCCACAAttcctgtgtgtctttctaaTGATGATCTAAATCTTGAACACTGAGCATGTGGTTGACAGCAGGAAGGCATGAACTTGAAGTCTAGCTTTACCACGTTTTTCTCTTAATAAATTTGGGAATGATAATTTTTACATTAAGTATCGTGGTGTTTTATTACAATTATTAAGAATGTGATGCATGAAGAGCATgttggtgtacacacacacacacacacacacacacacacacacacacacatttaattcccATCTACTTTACCTTACTTGACTCTTGGCCTAGGTCTAGGCATTTTTCTAGTTTACAtatttgacttctttctctctcctctcacagcACTATGTACATCCAACTGTTCATGGACCAGTCATCATCAGACAATTAGTACCACTGAACATTCCCTCCCTGATCAAACTTTCCTGTCCGCATGTCCCCCACACCTACCACACACCCTCTTATCTTTTAGGACTCAAGGGTGATTTTCCCTATCAAGTTATCTGTATTTTGTCCTAAAGccaatcctcctcctccctctttcagtCTTCCCTAACCCTCTCATAGAATTACCCACCATCTACCGAGAATTGGCGCACATTTCACATCCAGCCCTGGAGCTACCCA encodes:
- the LOC127192016 gene encoding olfactory receptor 2D3-like, coding for MGRDNQTFVDEFLLLGLSQDAQTQIFLFVLFFIVYVLTVTGNLLIIVLILTDSRLHTPMYFFLRNLSFADLCFSTSIVPQVLSHFLAKRKTISFGGCVTQVIVSLQIGCTECALLAVMSYDRYVAVCKPLHYSTIMTQQLCLQLALGSWASGLLVSLVDISVAFHLPYRGQNIVSHYFCELPALLKVASADTYSTEMAIFAMGVVILLAPVSLILISYWNIISTVVQIQSGDGKLRVFSTCGSHLIVVVLFYGCAIFNYMQPNTKTTKKQDKIISVFYTVVTPMLNPIIYSLRNKDVKSAFRRLTTRMFFQKL